Proteins encoded in a region of the Microbacterium neungamense genome:
- a CDS encoding Na+/H+ antiporter NhaA codes for MRISANPLRGQQFPAVLLLAAAGLGLLLANLPTHDALAGILHTHLAVPGTDLDLSVAHWVSDGLLAIFFLVVAIELRHELTHGELNSVRKAVQPAIAATGGVIVPIALYLLIAGGAETRAGWPIPTATDIAFALGVLAMFGRGLPSGVRVFLLALAILDDIIGIVFIAVLFARDVNVAAFLLALAAVAVFWLLSRWLHASGHIGIAIAMGVVGVLTWGLVAASGIHATIAGVMLGLVMAPVPAERVRHALEPTVNGFILPVFAFVAAFVVIPAVSPRELSPAFWAILVALPVGKIIGIGLFGWLSMQIRPRGTAPALVFPDLLAAGALGGIGFTVSLLLANLAFADDAAIRDQAILGVLGGSLVALALSGVFVSLRAHWYRRVAAAAE; via the coding sequence ATGCGCATCTCGGCCAACCCCCTTCGCGGTCAGCAGTTCCCCGCCGTCCTCCTGCTCGCCGCGGCGGGCCTCGGGCTGCTCCTGGCCAACCTCCCGACGCACGATGCCCTCGCGGGCATCCTGCACACCCACCTCGCCGTCCCCGGCACCGACCTGGACCTGTCCGTGGCGCACTGGGTGTCCGACGGACTGCTGGCGATCTTCTTCCTGGTGGTCGCGATCGAGCTGCGGCACGAGCTCACCCACGGCGAGCTGAACTCGGTGCGCAAGGCCGTGCAGCCGGCAATCGCCGCGACCGGCGGCGTGATCGTGCCGATCGCGCTGTACCTGCTCATCGCGGGCGGCGCGGAGACGCGGGCGGGCTGGCCGATCCCGACCGCCACCGACATCGCGTTCGCGCTCGGGGTGCTGGCCATGTTCGGCCGCGGCCTGCCGTCCGGGGTGCGGGTGTTCCTGCTCGCCCTGGCCATCCTCGACGACATCATCGGCATCGTGTTCATCGCCGTGCTGTTCGCGCGCGACGTGAACGTGGCGGCGTTCCTGCTCGCCCTGGCCGCGGTCGCCGTGTTCTGGCTGCTGAGCCGCTGGCTGCACGCGTCCGGGCACATCGGCATCGCCATCGCCATGGGCGTGGTCGGAGTGCTCACCTGGGGGCTCGTCGCCGCCTCCGGCATCCACGCCACGATCGCGGGCGTGATGCTCGGGCTGGTGATGGCACCGGTGCCGGCCGAGCGGGTGCGGCACGCACTGGAGCCGACGGTGAACGGGTTCATCCTGCCCGTGTTCGCGTTCGTCGCCGCGTTCGTCGTGATCCCCGCCGTCTCGCCGCGGGAGCTGTCGCCGGCGTTCTGGGCGATCCTCGTGGCACTGCCGGTCGGCAAGATCATCGGCATCGGCCTGTTCGGCTGGCTGAGCATGCAGATCCGGCCGCGCGGCACGGCACCCGCCCTGGTGTTCCCCGATCTGCTCGCCGCCGGCGCGCTCGGCGGCATCGGCTTCACGGTGTCGCTGCTGCTGGCGAACCTCGCCTTCGCGGATGACGCCGCGATCCGCGATCAGGCGATCCTCGGGGTGCTCGGTGGATCCCTGGTCGCGCTCGCACTGTCGGGCGTGTTCGTCTCGCTGCGCGCGCACTGGTACCGCCGGGTCGCCGCCGCGGCGGAGTGA
- a CDS encoding MazG family protein encodes MTASRPETDPPAVADPLRAAAETMRAVRERCVWSQRITHRDLVPYLVEEAHEVIDAVEAGTRDELREELGDLLWQVLFHAAIAAQDPDAPFDIDDVARGLTEKMVRRHPHVFADAVATTPEEVLVHWNAAKAAEKRERRSVLDGVPRGMPALALAQKLLGRAAPVVAAPTETHAPATEAELGDALLALVAQAHLHGWDAERALRERLRRLEDEVRAAEHP; translated from the coding sequence ATGACCGCATCGCGTCCGGAGACCGATCCGCCGGCCGTCGCCGACCCGCTGCGCGCAGCGGCGGAGACGATGCGTGCGGTGCGCGAACGCTGCGTCTGGTCGCAGCGGATCACGCACCGCGACCTCGTCCCGTACCTCGTCGAGGAGGCGCACGAGGTGATCGATGCGGTCGAGGCCGGAACCAGGGACGAGCTGCGCGAGGAACTCGGCGACCTGCTCTGGCAGGTGCTGTTCCACGCGGCGATCGCCGCGCAGGACCCGGACGCGCCGTTCGACATCGACGACGTGGCGCGCGGGCTCACCGAGAAGATGGTGCGACGGCATCCGCACGTGTTCGCGGATGCCGTGGCGACGACGCCCGAGGAGGTGCTCGTGCACTGGAACGCGGCGAAGGCGGCGGAGAAGCGCGAGCGGCGCAGTGTGCTGGACGGCGTGCCGCGGGGCATGCCGGCGCTCGCCCTGGCCCAGAAGCTCCTCGGCCGCGCCGCACCCGTCGTCGCCGCCCCCACCGAGACCCACGCCCCCGCCACGGAAGCCGAACTGGGCGACGCGCTGCTCGCGCTGGTCGCCCAGGCGCACCTGCACGGCTGGGACGCCGAACGCGCCCTCCGCGAGCGCCTCCGCCGCCTCGAAGACGAGGTGCGCGCCGCCGAGCACCCCTGA
- a CDS encoding IS110 family transposase, whose product MPRRAAADAVTSEAEDEVVTSIDRYDEVDVFVGLDVGKGEHHAVALDREAKRLFDRALPNDERQLRAVIDQLASHGVVLLVVDQPATIGALPVAVAQAAGALVGYLPGLAMRRIADLHPGEAKTDARDAAIIAETARTMPHTLRSIQVADEKVAELSMLCGFDDDLAGQIVQVSNRIRGLLTQIHPALERVLGPRLDHPAILDLLQRYPSPAAMKTAGEKRLGNRLLKNAPRKGRVWAAEIMTALGEQTVVVTGTDAAALVLPRLAEQLQALRRQRDEIAIEVEKIVDAHPLQPVLTSMPGVGVRTAARLLTEVTTKTFATAGHLAAYAGLAPVTRRSGTSIRGEHPSRRGNKILKRTMFLSAFAALRDPESRAYYDRKIAQGKRHNQALIALARRRSDVLYAMLRDGTLYQPRPAQPALAA is encoded by the coding sequence ATGCCGAGACGCGCCGCCGCGGACGCCGTCACGAGTGAAGCGGAGGACGAAGTGGTCACCAGCATCGACAGATACGACGAGGTCGACGTGTTCGTTGGGCTCGACGTCGGCAAGGGCGAGCATCACGCGGTCGCGCTCGACCGGGAAGCCAAGCGACTATTCGACCGAGCACTCCCGAACGACGAGCGCCAATTGCGGGCGGTGATCGACCAGCTCGCCTCGCATGGCGTGGTGCTGCTGGTCGTAGATCAACCCGCGACGATCGGTGCACTCCCGGTCGCGGTCGCGCAAGCCGCAGGTGCTCTCGTCGGTTACCTGCCGGGGTTGGCGATGCGGCGCATCGCGGATCTGCATCCCGGTGAGGCGAAGACCGACGCGAGAGACGCGGCGATCATCGCCGAAACGGCCCGCACCATGCCGCACACGCTCCGGTCGATCCAGGTCGCCGACGAGAAGGTCGCGGAGCTGAGCATGCTCTGCGGGTTCGACGACGACCTCGCCGGTCAGATCGTCCAGGTCTCCAACCGGATCAGGGGTCTGCTCACCCAAATCCACCCGGCGCTGGAACGCGTGCTCGGGCCGCGGCTGGATCACCCCGCGATCCTGGACCTGCTGCAGCGCTACCCGTCGCCGGCGGCGATGAAGACTGCGGGTGAGAAGCGGCTAGGGAACCGGCTGCTGAAGAACGCGCCCCGCAAAGGTCGTGTCTGGGCGGCAGAGATCATGACCGCGCTCGGCGAGCAGACCGTCGTGGTGACCGGCACCGACGCCGCCGCGCTGGTGCTCCCCAGGCTCGCAGAGCAGCTCCAGGCGTTGCGACGGCAGCGTGATGAGATCGCCATCGAGGTCGAGAAGATCGTCGACGCTCACCCTCTTCAACCGGTCCTGACGAGCATGCCCGGAGTCGGCGTCAGGACCGCAGCCCGGCTCCTCACCGAAGTCACCACCAAGACCTTCGCCACTGCCGGGCACCTCGCCGCCTACGCCGGCCTCGCACCCGTGACCCGACGATCCGGCACCTCGATCCGCGGCGAGCATCCCTCCCGGCGCGGGAACAAGATCCTGAAACGGACCATGTTCCTCTCCGCGTTCGCCGCACTCCGAGACCCCGAATCACGCGCCTACTACGACCGCAAGATCGCCCAAGGCAAACGCCACAACCAGGCCCTCATCGCCCTAGCTCGACGCCGCTCCGACGTCCTCTACGCCATGCTCCGCGACGGCACCCTCTACCAACCGCGACCAGCCCAACCCGCCCTCGCCGCTTGA